The following proteins are encoded in a genomic region of Thioclava nitratireducens:
- a CDS encoding 3-keto-5-aminohexanoate cleavage protein, protein MTQDPCIICVAITGSVPQQSDNPAVPITISEQIESTQAAFEAGATIAHCHVRNEDGSPSSDPDRFARLMEGLHKHCPGMIVQFSTGGRSGAGKTRGGMLPLRPDMASLSVGSNNFPTRVYENPPDLVDWLASEMKTYDVRPEIECFDLSHIFQAAKLVGDGRLPANVHVQFVMGVKNAMPVDRAAFDFMRETRARVLPEATWCAAGVGPGQVVVNQWCIETGGHCRTGLEDNIRLDRETLAPSNAALVQRTVDLCEKAGRPVATWQQAREILALPMKGAA, encoded by the coding sequence ATGACCCAGGACCCCTGCATCATATGTGTCGCGATCACCGGCTCCGTGCCGCAGCAATCCGACAATCCGGCGGTGCCGATCACGATCTCCGAGCAGATCGAGTCCACGCAGGCCGCGTTCGAGGCGGGCGCGACCATCGCGCATTGCCATGTGCGCAACGAGGATGGCTCGCCGAGTTCCGACCCCGACCGCTTCGCGCGGCTGATGGAGGGGCTGCACAAGCATTGCCCCGGCATGATCGTGCAGTTCTCCACCGGCGGCCGGTCCGGCGCGGGCAAGACGCGCGGCGGGATGCTGCCCTTGCGGCCCGACATGGCCTCGCTCTCGGTCGGGTCGAACAACTTCCCGACGCGGGTCTATGAGAACCCTCCGGATCTGGTCGACTGGCTGGCCTCGGAGATGAAGACCTACGATGTGCGCCCCGAGATCGAGTGTTTCGATCTCAGCCACATCTTTCAGGCCGCGAAACTGGTCGGCGACGGGCGGCTGCCCGCGAATGTCCATGTACAATTCGTCATGGGCGTGAAGAACGCGATGCCGGTCGACCGCGCGGCCTTCGATTTCATGCGCGAGACCCGCGCCCGCGTTCTGCCCGAGGCGACGTGGTGCGCGGCAGGCGTTGGGCCGGGGCAGGTGGTCGTCAACCAATGGTGCATCGAGACCGGCGGGCATTGCCGCACCGGTCTGGAGGACAACATTCGGCTGGATCGCGAAACGCTCGCACCTTCGAACGCGGCGCTTGTCCAGCGCACGGTCGATCTGTGTGAAAAAGCGGGCCGTCCGGTTGCCACATGGCAGCAGGCGCGCGAAATCCTCGCGCTGCCCATGAAGGGGGCCGCATGA
- the pcaG gene encoding protocatechuate 3,4-dioxygenase subunit alpha: MVQKFDKPILTPSQTAGPYVHIGLAPEAGGIEGAPFETLGREIAGPEAKGERIKVTCRVVDGGDLPLRDCLVETWQADAAGIYPGQEGADPAVSGFGRIPADFSTGEIIFETIKPGAIALSGDRETPPHISFWIFARGINHGLHTRMYFPEDDLSGDPLLARIEHRDRIATMVAEATGPGEYRFDIRLQGAGETVFFDI, translated from the coding sequence ATGGTGCAGAAATTCGACAAGCCGATCCTGACGCCCTCGCAGACGGCAGGGCCTTACGTCCATATCGGGCTCGCTCCCGAGGCGGGCGGCATCGAGGGGGCTCCTTTCGAGACGCTGGGCCGCGAGATCGCCGGGCCGGAGGCGAAGGGCGAGCGGATCAAGGTGACCTGCCGCGTCGTCGATGGCGGCGATCTGCCGCTGCGCGATTGTCTGGTGGAGACCTGGCAGGCCGATGCCGCCGGGATCTATCCGGGGCAGGAGGGCGCAGATCCGGCGGTCTCCGGCTTCGGTCGTATCCCCGCCGATTTCAGCACGGGCGAGATCATTTTCGAAACGATCAAGCCCGGCGCGATTGCGCTTTCGGGCGACCGCGAGACGCCGCCGCATATCTCGTTCTGGATCTTCGCGCGCGGCATCAATCACGGGCTGCACACCCGGATGTATTTCCCCGAGGACGATCTCTCGGGCGACCCGCTTCTCGCGCGGATCGAGCATCGCGACCGGATCGCCACGATGGTCGCCGAGGCGACCGGCCCGGGCGAATACCGCTTCGACATCCGCCTGCAAGGTGCGGGCGAAACCGTCTTCTTCGATATCTGA
- the pcaH gene encoding protocatechuate 3,4-dioxygenase subunit beta, with amino-acid sequence MTGRLIPREAGIHPPLFTPAYKTSVLRSPQRALIAFDSSPSEETGPTFGHVKLGALDNDLLLNYARPGTSAIGERIIVHGRLLDENNRPIPNALIEIWQANAGGRYRHKKDGYLAALDPDFGGCGRTITGEDGSYAFRTVKPGAYPWPNGPNEWRPAHIHFSIFGHSFGQRLISQMYFEGDPLIARCPIAQTIPDKAALDRLVAALDMSETKPMDAVAYRFDIVLRGHRQTHFENRPEGM; translated from the coding sequence ATGACCGGTCGTTTGATCCCCCGCGAGGCCGGTATCCACCCGCCTCTCTTCACGCCGGCCTACAAGACCTCGGTGCTGCGCAGCCCGCAGCGCGCGCTGATCGCCTTCGACAGCTCGCCCAGCGAAGAGACCGGCCCGACCTTCGGCCATGTGAAGCTCGGCGCGCTCGATAACGATCTGCTGCTGAACTATGCCCGCCCCGGCACCAGCGCCATCGGCGAGCGGATCATCGTGCATGGCCGGCTTCTCGACGAGAACAACCGTCCGATCCCGAACGCGCTGATCGAAATCTGGCAAGCCAATGCGGGCGGGCGTTACCGCCACAAGAAAGACGGTTATCTGGCGGCGCTCGATCCCGATTTCGGCGGCTGCGGGCGCACGATCACGGGCGAGGACGGCTCCTACGCGTTCCGCACCGTGAAGCCCGGCGCCTATCCGTGGCCCAACGGTCCGAACGAATGGCGCCCGGCCCACATCCACTTCTCGATCTTCGGGCACAGCTTCGGCCAGCGCCTGATCTCGCAGATGTATTTCGAGGGCGATCCGCTGATCGCACGCTGCCCGATCGCGCAGACGATCCCCGATAAGGCCGCGCTCGACCGGCTCGTGGCGGCGCTCGACATGAGTGAGACGAAACCGATGGACGCGGTCGCCTATCGCTTCGACATCGTGCTGCGCGGCCACCGCCAGACCCATTTCGAGAACCGTCCGGAGGGCATGTAA
- the pcaC gene encoding 4-carboxymuconolactone decarboxylase translates to MSERYEAGMETRRRVLGDAHVDRADASKTEFDAPFQEFITEGAWGSVWSRPDLTPRERSIVTIALLAAQGNHEEIAMHTRATANTGATPSDLREAMLHVAVYAGVPRANHAIKIIKETLKEMGQ, encoded by the coding sequence TTGTCTGAGCGATATGAAGCAGGGATGGAAACGCGCCGCCGTGTGTTGGGCGACGCCCATGTCGACCGCGCCGATGCGAGCAAGACCGAGTTCGACGCGCCGTTTCAGGAGTTCATCACCGAGGGCGCCTGGGGCTCGGTCTGGTCGCGGCCTGACCTGACGCCGCGCGAACGCTCCATCGTGACGATCGCGCTTCTGGCGGCGCAGGGCAATCACGAGGAAATCGCGATGCATACCCGCGCCACCGCCAATACCGGCGCCACGCCTTCGGATCTGCGAGAAGCGATGCTGCATGTCGCGGTCTATGCGGGCGTGCCCCGCGCCAATCACGCGATCAAGATCATCAAGGAAACGCTGAAGGAGATGGGCCAATGA
- the pcaD gene encoding 3-oxoadipate enol-lactonase: MHALNCDWGHIHYREDGAAQGVPVICLNSLGTDLRMWEGLVAPLSGYRLVRMDKRGHGLSATSDAAPTITDLAQDALTVADHLGIEAAVFVGCSIGGMIAQEIARIAPERVRALVLSNTAAKIGTEESWAERIATVESQGLPAMADGVIERWFGPAFRAHPDCALWVTEVARTDAKGYANCCKALAGADLRDALPEISAPTLVIAGSHDGATPPEQVMEMAAAIPGARAELIEGAGHIPAIEAPEQVARLITEFLKEHELV; this comes from the coding sequence ATGCACGCACTTAATTGCGACTGGGGGCATATCCATTACCGCGAAGACGGCGCGGCGCAGGGCGTCCCGGTTATATGTCTGAACTCGCTGGGCACCGATTTGCGGATGTGGGAAGGCCTTGTCGCCCCGCTCTCCGGCTATCGTCTGGTGCGGATGGACAAGCGCGGTCACGGGCTGAGCGCGACCTCTGACGCCGCCCCCACGATCACCGATCTGGCGCAGGATGCGCTGACGGTCGCCGATCATCTGGGTATCGAGGCGGCAGTGTTCGTCGGCTGCTCCATCGGCGGCATGATCGCGCAGGAGATCGCGCGGATCGCCCCCGAGCGGGTGCGTGCGTTGGTGCTCAGCAATACGGCTGCCAAGATCGGCACCGAGGAAAGCTGGGCAGAGCGGATCGCCACGGTGGAAAGTCAAGGTCTGCCCGCGATGGCGGACGGCGTGATCGAGCGCTGGTTCGGCCCCGCGTTCCGCGCCCATCCCGACTGCGCGCTCTGGGTGACGGAAGTCGCGCGCACGGATGCCAAAGGCTATGCGAATTGCTGCAAGGCGCTCGCCGGGGCTGATCTGCGCGACGCTCTGCCCGAGATTTCCGCCCCGACGCTGGTGATCGCGGGCAGCCATGACGGCGCGACCCCGCCCGAGCAGGTCATGGAAATGGCCGCCGCCATTCCCGGCGCGCGGGCCGAATTGATTGAAGGCGCGGGGCATATTCCCGCAATCGAGGCGCCCGAGCAGGTGGCGCGCCTCATCACTGAATTTCTGAAGGAGCACGAGCTTGTCTGA
- a CDS encoding LysR substrate-binding domain-containing protein: MAMHKGLKLRHIRAFLDTIEAGGVSAAARKQGISQPALSKTLSEMEAMLGGALLERRGRRLTVTPAGEAFRRHAIQALQELEAGAAALSGDGIGDVINVGALPTVAGSIFPGVALEFSRAHPGTRLSISTGPNLYLLDRLRSGAIDLMIGRMPAAADMPGLRFDFLYEEEVILAARAGHPFAHRPAPEALRQCDVILPTRGAIIRRIVDDYLGAQGITEPRCPIETVSLATGLGLLEGSDMLWFISRGVVARELASGLLVSLPLGAQFMSGAVGLTMKHEMTERPEVARLTAMMHEAARLRAATSG; the protein is encoded by the coding sequence ATGGCTATGCATAAAGGTCTCAAGCTCCGTCACATCCGCGCCTTTCTCGACACGATCGAGGCAGGCGGGGTCTCGGCTGCGGCGCGCAAGCAGGGGATTTCACAGCCTGCCTTGTCGAAGACCCTCTCCGAGATGGAGGCAATGCTGGGCGGTGCGCTACTGGAGCGACGCGGGCGGCGGTTGACCGTGACGCCGGCGGGCGAGGCGTTTCGCCGCCATGCGATTCAGGCGTTGCAGGAACTGGAGGCTGGCGCGGCTGCGCTCAGCGGCGACGGGATCGGCGACGTGATCAATGTGGGCGCGCTGCCGACGGTGGCGGGCTCGATCTTTCCGGGCGTAGCCCTCGAGTTCAGCCGCGCCCATCCGGGCACGCGGCTCTCGATCAGCACCGGGCCCAACCTGTATCTGCTCGACCGTCTGCGCTCGGGGGCGATCGACCTGATGATCGGACGGATGCCCGCCGCCGCCGACATGCCGGGGCTGCGTTTCGATTTTCTCTACGAGGAAGAGGTCATTCTGGCCGCGCGCGCGGGCCATCCATTCGCACACCGCCCCGCCCCCGAGGCGCTGCGCCAATGCGACGTGATCCTGCCCACGCGCGGCGCGATCATCCGGCGCATCGTCGACGATTATCTGGGCGCGCAGGGCATCACCGAGCCGCGCTGCCCGATCGAGACCGTGTCGCTCGCGACCGGACTCGGGCTTCTGGAAGGGTCGGATATGCTGTGGTTCATCTCGCGCGGCGTGGTGGCGCGTGAACTGGCCTCGGGGCTTCTGGTGAGCCTGCCGCTGGGCGCGCAGTTCATGTCGGGCGCTGTCGGGTTGACGATGAAGCACGAGATGACCGAGCGCCCCGAGGTCGCCCGGCTGACCGCGATGATGCATGAGGCCGCCCGGTTGCGCGCGGCGACGTCCGGCTGA
- a CDS encoding MATE family efflux transporter, translating to MSVRPASNTVENRFLTRPVGRLFLSNALPMAVVMSTGGLLNVIDGIFVGRFIGAEALAAVSLGFPVVMLLTALTALGGGGMSSLLARHLGAGDRSKAGAVFARAHGLALAISAGLIAAALTLGPSVVSALAAGNEAVAAETRSYLLILILGAPVQFTLGLHADALRNEGRAGLIALLSVLVNLLNIAANYVAIVLLGLGVAGSALGTVSAQILGLALVLIVRARDRDLLPLGALVQASWLSGWGRILALGLPLSLTFIGMALVSSTVLLLIGTTSADHASYVAAYGVVTRILGLAFLPQMAIALTTQSITGNNVGAGRIARASAALRLAIAVVSLWCAGVALTCLVAGEPLGAMFSEDPQVTAAVAAILRPMTALYVFTGPILVLAMHFQAMGHPLRTAVLTLVKPWLLVPALLVLMDALAGIEGLWFAFPIADAVLLGLALLLIRRVRPIASLSAAPSAEKAA from the coding sequence ATGTCTGTTAGACCCGCTTCGAACACTGTTGAAAACCGCTTCCTGACCCGCCCCGTCGGGCGATTGTTCCTCTCGAATGCGCTCCCCATGGCGGTTGTCATGTCCACCGGGGGGCTGTTGAACGTGATCGACGGCATCTTCGTCGGTCGTTTCATCGGCGCTGAAGCCCTGGCCGCCGTCAGCCTGGGCTTTCCGGTCGTCATGTTGCTCACCGCGCTGACCGCCCTGGGCGGCGGCGGCATGTCGAGCCTGCTCGCCCGCCATCTCGGAGCCGGCGATCGAAGCAAGGCGGGCGCCGTGTTCGCGCGCGCGCACGGCCTGGCGCTCGCGATCAGCGCGGGGTTGATCGCCGCGGCGCTGACTCTCGGCCCGTCCGTCGTCTCCGCCCTCGCCGCCGGGAACGAAGCGGTCGCGGCGGAAACGCGCAGCTACCTGCTGATCCTGATCCTCGGCGCGCCGGTCCAGTTCACCTTGGGGCTGCACGCCGATGCCCTTCGCAACGAAGGACGCGCGGGGCTGATCGCGCTGCTCTCGGTGCTGGTGAACCTGCTGAACATCGCGGCGAACTATGTCGCAATCGTGCTCCTCGGGCTGGGCGTCGCGGGCTCTGCCCTCGGCACCGTGAGCGCGCAGATCCTCGGGCTGGCGCTGGTGCTGATCGTGCGGGCGCGCGATCGGGATTTGCTGCCGCTCGGGGCGCTCGTGCAGGCCAGTTGGCTGTCGGGATGGGGGCGGATTCTCGCGCTCGGCCTGCCGCTGTCGCTGACCTTCATCGGAATGGCGCTGGTCAGCAGCACGGTTCTTCTTCTGATCGGCACCACCTCCGCGGATCACGCGAGCTATGTCGCGGCCTATGGTGTGGTGACGCGCATCCTCGGGCTGGCCTTCCTGCCGCAGATGGCGATCGCGCTGACGACGCAGAGCATTACCGGAAACAATGTCGGCGCAGGCCGCATCGCGCGCGCCAGTGCGGCCCTGCGCCTCGCAATCGCCGTCGTGTCTCTCTGGTGTGCCGGTGTGGCGCTGACGTGTCTCGTCGCGGGTGAACCGCTTGGTGCGATGTTTTCGGAAGATCCGCAGGTCACGGCGGCAGTCGCCGCGATCCTGCGACCGATGACGGCGCTCTACGTCTTCACCGGGCCGATACTCGTTCTCGCGATGCACTTTCAGGCGATGGGCCATCCGCTGCGGACGGCGGTGCTGACACTGGTGAAACCTTGGTTGTTGGTGCCGGCCCTGCTGGTCCTCATGGATGCGCTGGCCGGTATCGAGGGCCTGTGGTTCGCCTTTCCGATTGCGGATGCAGTGCTGCTTGGCCTCGCGCTGCTCCTGATCAGGCGGGTCCGTCCTATTGCCTCCCTCTCGGCGGCCCCGTCAGCCGAGAAAGCGGCCTGA
- a CDS encoding LysR family transcriptional regulator — protein sequence MEWFETDIMQRPYDLPSLSSLNCFEAAARKLSFKAAASELNVTPTAVSHQIRALETELGQQLFRRQHRGVELTEAGAYLFNAVQRSFEAISDVVRDMRGPVAEDDVMVLASTAVSSLWLTPRLTEFWLTHPDINVSQIVSDAVDLEATVDLSLHYGVFPEGDESCTQLFQDRICAVGSEAFAARYGIASAHDLLRVPLIHITRERHRWTEWPDWLSELGCPQPTGKRITVNNYMIGLQMAKEGIGALLGWDGLVGHLIEAGELVTLGAESVVSPQCFYIKVHRRASAKAKKFRDWLVAQSVTTDSARARITAMSGDQG from the coding sequence ATGGAATGGTTCGAAACCGACATCATGCAGCGCCCCTATGATCTTCCCTCGCTTAGCTCACTGAATTGTTTCGAGGCGGCTGCCCGAAAATTAAGCTTCAAGGCGGCGGCTTCAGAGCTGAACGTGACCCCGACGGCCGTCAGCCATCAGATTCGGGCGCTCGAGACGGAGCTTGGCCAGCAGCTTTTCCGGCGCCAGCATCGCGGCGTCGAATTGACCGAAGCCGGGGCCTATCTGTTCAACGCGGTGCAGCGCAGCTTCGAAGCCATTTCCGACGTCGTGCGCGACATGCGCGGGCCCGTCGCGGAAGACGACGTGATGGTGCTGGCCTCGACCGCGGTGAGTTCGCTTTGGCTCACCCCGAGATTGACGGAATTCTGGCTGACCCACCCGGACATTAACGTCTCGCAGATCGTGAGCGACGCGGTGGATTTGGAAGCGACCGTCGATCTGAGCCTGCATTACGGCGTGTTCCCCGAAGGGGACGAAAGCTGCACGCAGCTCTTTCAGGACCGTATCTGCGCGGTCGGCTCGGAGGCTTTTGCCGCGCGTTACGGCATCGCCTCCGCGCATGACCTGCTTCGTGTCCCGCTGATCCACATCACCCGCGAGCGCCATCGCTGGACCGAATGGCCCGACTGGCTGTCCGAGCTTGGGTGCCCGCAGCCGACCGGCAAACGGATCACCGTCAACAATTACATGATCGGGTTGCAGATGGCGAAGGAAGGCATCGGCGCCTTGCTGGGCTGGGACGGCCTCGTGGGTCACTTGATCGAGGCCGGAGAGCTCGTCACGCTCGGGGCGGAAAGCGTCGTGTCACCGCAGTGCTTCTACATCAAGGTTCACCGGCGTGCCTCCGCAAAGGCGAAGAAATTCCGCGACTGGCTCGTCGCGCAGAGCGTCACGACGGACAGCGCCCGAGCGCGCATCACCGCGATGTCGGGCGATCAGGGTTGA
- a CDS encoding aromatic ring-hydroxylating oxygenase subunit alpha: MTPPLADLLAHRKPGYSLDRAFYTDPGIFESDLEHIFYRQWLFAIPACQLVKTGDYARLKIGAYDVVLVKGSDGEIRGFHNTCRHRGSILCKTSAGRVAKLVCPYHQWTYDLDGSLLWARDMGPDFDPAAHRLRPVQTRDLCGLIYICLADDAPDFEAFAAMAHPYLEVHDLHRGKVAFTSSIIEEGNWKLVWENNRECYHCSSNHPELCNSFPLDPEVAGVSPDGSISSRLQGHFDRCEASGAPAQFRLGGDGQYRLARMPLQDNAVSYTMDGQAAVRRPLGRVALPDAGSLLKFHYPSTWNHFLPDISLTFRVMPISPTQTEVTTCWIVDRDAVEGVDYDLQRLTEVWIATNDQDREIVEDNQRGINSPAYTPGPYSPDWESGVIQFVDWYAATMTRAIAPRSLAAE, encoded by the coding sequence GTGACACCTCCTCTTGCCGATCTGCTCGCACATCGCAAACCCGGATATTCGCTCGACCGGGCCTTCTATACCGACCCAGGCATATTCGAGTCGGATCTCGAGCATATCTTCTATCGCCAGTGGCTCTTCGCCATTCCCGCCTGCCAGTTGGTCAAGACCGGCGACTATGCGCGCCTGAAGATCGGGGCCTATGACGTCGTTCTGGTCAAGGGCAGCGACGGCGAGATCCGGGGCTTTCACAACACCTGTCGTCACCGTGGCTCGATCCTGTGCAAGACGAGCGCGGGCCGCGTGGCCAAGCTGGTCTGCCCCTATCACCAGTGGACCTACGATCTCGATGGCAGCCTGCTCTGGGCGCGCGACATGGGGCCGGATTTCGACCCGGCAGCGCACAGGCTGCGCCCGGTTCAGACCCGCGACCTCTGCGGTCTGATCTATATCTGCCTTGCCGATGACGCCCCCGATTTCGAGGCCTTCGCCGCGATGGCCCACCCCTATCTGGAGGTCCACGACCTGCACCGGGGCAAGGTCGCCTTCACGTCTTCAATCATCGAGGAAGGCAACTGGAAGCTGGTCTGGGAGAACAACCGCGAGTGTTATCACTGCTCGAGCAACCACCCCGAGCTGTGCAACTCATTCCCGCTCGACCCGGAAGTCGCGGGCGTTTCCCCAGATGGCTCGATCTCGAGCCGGCTGCAGGGGCATTTCGACCGCTGTGAGGCATCCGGCGCCCCGGCGCAGTTCCGTCTGGGCGGCGACGGCCAATACCGCCTCGCGCGGATGCCGCTGCAGGACAACGCCGTCAGCTACACAATGGACGGTCAGGCGGCGGTGCGCCGCCCCCTCGGCCGCGTCGCCCTGCCCGATGCCGGCTCGCTTTTGAAATTCCACTACCCGTCGACCTGGAACCATTTCCTACCCGACATTTCGCTGACCTTCCGGGTGATGCCGATCAGCCCCACGCAGACCGAGGTCACCACATGCTGGATCGTGGATCGCGATGCGGTCGAGGGGGTCGATTACGATCTGCAACGGCTGACCGAAGTCTGGATCGCCACCAACGATCAGGATCGCGAGATCGTCGAGGACAACCAGCGCGGCATCAATTCGCCGGCCTATACGCCGGGCCCCTACAGCCCGGACTGGGAATCGGGCGTGATCCAGTTCGTCGACTGGTATGCCGCCACCATGACCCGCGCGATTGCCCCGCGCAGCCTCGCAGCGGAGTAG
- a CDS encoding NADH:flavin oxidoreductase has translation MSSDPLLQPYQLKHLTLKNRLMITSHEPAYPEDGMPKERYRAYHVERARAGVALTMTAGSASVARDSPPVFNNVLAWKDEVVGWMKELTDACHEHDCAVMIQLTHLGRRTRWDKADWLPVVSPSHEREASHKAFPKKAEDWDISRIIEDYADAAERMKAAGLDGIELQAYGHLMDQFWSPLTNELDGPYGGSLENRLRFTFDTLKAIRARVGDEFIVGVRYTGDEDLPGGITREEGLEISRRLKDSGMVDFLNVVKGHIDTDAGLTDVIPVQGMRSAPHLDFAGEIRAATQFPTFHAAKIQDVATARHAIAEGKLDMVGMTRAHMADPHIVAKIMRGEEERIRPCVGANYCLDRIYQGGMALCLHNPSTGRELEMPHEITKADASRRVVIVGAGPAGLEAARVAAERGHEVIVHEAANDPGGQVRLTAQSKRRHEMIQLIQWRFAECERLGVSFRFNSYADADTIRAEQPDVVVIATGGLPHTEVLAAGDNLVVSSWDILSGDARPGSNVLIYDDAGDYAALQAAETLAAGGAKVEIMTRDRNFSSEVMAMSLTPALRELQARDVTFTVLWKLTGVAKAGNGLVATIGSDYGDFTRERHVDQVVVNHGTRPLDDIYFDLRDGSSNQGEVDYEALIAGEPQRVARNPDGTYQLFRIGDAVAARNTHAAIYDALRLVRTV, from the coding sequence ATGTCCAGTGATCCGCTTCTGCAACCCTATCAGCTCAAGCATCTGACGCTGAAGAACCGCCTGATGATCACGAGCCACGAGCCCGCCTATCCCGAGGACGGGATGCCGAAGGAGCGTTACCGTGCCTATCACGTCGAGCGGGCCCGCGCGGGCGTGGCGCTCACGATGACGGCGGGCTCTGCCTCCGTCGCCCGCGACAGCCCGCCGGTCTTCAACAACGTCCTCGCCTGGAAAGACGAGGTCGTCGGCTGGATGAAAGAGCTGACGGATGCCTGCCACGAGCACGACTGCGCCGTGATGATCCAGCTGACCCATCTCGGACGCCGCACCCGCTGGGACAAGGCAGACTGGCTTCCGGTCGTCTCGCCCAGCCACGAACGCGAAGCCTCGCACAAGGCCTTTCCGAAGAAGGCCGAGGATTGGGACATCTCGCGCATCATCGAGGACTATGCCGACGCCGCCGAACGCATGAAAGCGGCTGGGCTCGACGGGATCGAGCTGCAAGCCTATGGCCACCTGATGGATCAGTTCTGGTCGCCTCTGACGAACGAACTGGACGGGCCTTACGGCGGCAGCCTGGAGAACCGGCTGCGCTTTACCTTCGACACGCTCAAGGCGATCCGCGCGCGGGTGGGCGACGAGTTCATCGTCGGCGTGCGCTACACCGGCGACGAGGATCTGCCCGGCGGCATCACCCGCGAAGAAGGGTTGGAAATCTCGCGGCGGCTGAAAGACAGCGGCATGGTCGATTTCCTCAACGTGGTGAAGGGCCATATCGACACCGACGCGGGGCTGACCGACGTGATTCCGGTGCAGGGCATGCGCAGCGCGCCGCATCTCGACTTCGCCGGAGAGATCCGCGCCGCCACCCAGTTCCCGACCTTCCACGCCGCCAAGATTCAGGATGTCGCCACCGCGCGGCACGCCATCGCGGAGGGCAAGCTCGACATGGTCGGCATGACCCGCGCCCACATGGCCGACCCCCATATCGTCGCCAAGATCATGCGCGGCGAGGAAGAGCGTATCCGGCCCTGCGTGGGCGCGAATTACTGCCTCGACCGGATCTATCAGGGCGGCATGGCGCTGTGCCTGCACAACCCATCGACCGGGCGCGAACTGGAAATGCCGCATGAGATTACCAAGGCCGACGCGTCGCGCCGGGTGGTCATCGTCGGCGCCGGTCCGGCCGGACTGGAGGCCGCGCGCGTGGCCGCCGAACGCGGCCATGAGGTCATCGTGCACGAGGCCGCCAACGATCCCGGCGGACAGGTACGCCTCACGGCGCAATCCAAGCGCCGCCACGAGATGATCCAGCTGATCCAGTGGCGTTTCGCGGAATGCGAGCGTCTTGGCGTGAGTTTCCGCTTCAACAGCTATGCCGACGCGGACACCATCCGTGCAGAACAGCCCGATGTCGTCGTGATCGCGACCGGCGGGCTGCCGCATACCGAGGTGCTGGCCGCAGGCGACAATCTTGTCGTCTCATCCTGGGATATCCTGTCGGGCGACGCCCGCCCCGGCAGCAACGTGCTGATTTATGACGACGCTGGCGACTACGCCGCCCTGCAAGCCGCCGAGACCCTCGCCGCCGGCGGCGCCAAGGTCGAGATCATGACGCGCGACCGCAATTTCTCCTCCGAGGTCATGGCGATGTCGCTGACCCCGGCCTTGCGCGAATTGCAGGCCCGCGACGTGACCTTCACCGTGCTCTGGAAGCTGACGGGCGTGGCGAAGGCCGGCAACGGCCTGGTCGCGACCATCGGCAGCGATTACGGCGACTTCACCCGCGAGCGGCATGTCGATCAGGTCGTCGTCAATCACGGCACCCGGCCGCTGGACGACATCTATTTCGATCTGCGCGACGGCTCGAGCAATCAGGGCGAGGTCGATTACGAGGCTCTGATCGCGGGCGAACCGCAGAGGGTCGCGCGGAACCCGGACGGCACCTATCAGCTTTTCCGGATCGGCGACGCGGTCGCGGCGCGCAACACTCACGCCGCAATCTACGACGCGCTGCGGCTGGTGCGGACGGTCTGA
- a CDS encoding formylglycine-generating enzyme family protein has translation MIAKLSSRAPRLSLRQVLAAGAAILALGAAWGFLRGPDLDYVPQMAERAVTLPDGYALYVQKYEVTVAEWNRCHADGACELALRAPHGSAPEATPATGLSHVDVEQYLGWINRKARHEFRLPTIAEWQFMAKDVLPEKEDPIFTDPDLTWASTYLTSGLAPRKLSPRGSFSTSAEGIVDLDGSVWEWTQDCYGGEGGGSVDPKRCAAFFAGGEHVAAIPFLVRDPARGGCAVGSPPAHLGLRLVSETRI, from the coding sequence ATGATCGCCAAGCTCAGTTCGCGCGCACCACGTCTTTCCCTTCGTCAGGTGCTTGCGGCGGGTGCGGCGATCCTCGCCCTCGGGGCCGCGTGGGGTTTCCTGCGCGGCCCCGATCTCGATTACGTGCCCCAGATGGCCGAGCGGGCGGTGACGCTGCCCGACGGCTACGCGCTCTACGTTCAGAAATACGAGGTGACCGTCGCGGAGTGGAACCGTTGCCACGCGGACGGCGCCTGCGAGCTTGCCTTGCGCGCGCCGCACGGCAGTGCGCCGGAGGCCACCCCGGCGACCGGGCTGAGCCATGTCGACGTCGAGCAGTATCTCGGCTGGATCAACCGCAAGGCGCGTCACGAATTCCGGCTGCCGACGATCGCCGAGTGGCAGTTCATGGCCAAGGACGTGCTGCCAGAGAAGGAAGACCCGATCTTCACCGATCCTGACCTGACATGGGCCTCGACCTACCTGACGAGCGGTCTCGCGCCGCGCAAGCTGTCGCCGCGGGGCAGCTTCTCGACCAGCGCCGAGGGGATCGTCGATCTCGACGGGTCGGTCTGGGAATGGACGCAGGACTGCTATGGCGGGGAGGGCGGCGGCTCGGTCGATCCGAAGCGCTGCGCGGCCTTTTTCGCGGGCGGCGAGCATGTCGCAGCTATCCCGTTTCTGGTGCGAGATCCGGCGCGGGGCGGCTGTGCCGTCGGAAGCCCGCCCGCGCATCTGGGCCTGCGCCTCGTCAGCGAGACCCGGATCTGA